A section of the Amycolatopsis sp. AA4 genome encodes:
- a CDS encoding MCE family protein, whose protein sequence is MTARAYRFVVFLLVLALVLCGVMWWVFSGSGRYRVTAYFSRAVGVYSGSDVRVLGVKVGEVTAVLPQGSQVRVDLSVDPHTPVAADTTALVIAPSVVADRYVQLGKLARGGPRLADGAVIGTDRTGTPVELDQLYSSLDTLSKALGPNGANANGALSDLLRTGAANLDGNGKAFNTSVRDFARLARTLAGNSSDLFGTVDELQKFTTMLATNDRQVADVNQQLAKVSATLAANRGELSDALRSLGSALASVQGFIRDNRAAIKSNVDKLAKTTQTLVDQRASLAETLDVAPLAAQNVLNAIDPETGRLQGRADLLDYLPFPATDATVTGGGR, encoded by the coding sequence ATGACCGCGCGCGCGTACCGTTTCGTCGTCTTCCTGCTGGTGCTGGCCTTGGTGCTCTGCGGCGTGATGTGGTGGGTGTTCTCCGGATCCGGCCGATACCGCGTCACGGCGTACTTTTCGCGGGCCGTCGGCGTCTACAGCGGCTCCGACGTCCGGGTGCTCGGGGTGAAGGTCGGCGAAGTCACCGCGGTGCTTCCGCAGGGCAGCCAGGTCCGGGTCGACTTATCGGTAGATCCGCACACCCCGGTCGCCGCCGACACCACCGCGCTGGTCATCGCGCCGAGCGTGGTCGCCGACCGCTATGTCCAGCTGGGCAAACTCGCCCGAGGCGGCCCGCGTTTGGCCGACGGCGCGGTGATCGGCACCGACCGGACGGGCACGCCGGTGGAGCTGGACCAGCTGTATTCGAGCCTGGACACGCTGAGCAAAGCGCTCGGCCCGAACGGCGCGAACGCGAACGGCGCGCTGTCCGATCTCCTCCGCACCGGCGCGGCGAACCTCGACGGCAACGGCAAGGCGTTCAACACTTCCGTCCGCGACTTCGCCCGCCTCGCCCGCACGCTCGCGGGCAACTCGTCAGACCTGTTCGGGACGGTCGACGAGCTGCAGAAGTTCACCACCATGCTCGCCACGAACGACCGCCAGGTCGCGGACGTGAACCAGCAGCTGGCCAAGGTGTCGGCCACCCTCGCGGCCAACCGCGGCGAACTGTCCGACGCTTTGCGCTCGCTCGGCAGCGCGCTGGCTTCGGTCCAGGGCTTCATCCGGGACAACCGGGCGGCGATCAAGTCCAATGTAGACAAACTGGCCAAGACGACGCAGACGCTGGTCGACCAGCGCGCGTCGCTGGCCGAAACGCTGGACGTCGCGCCGCTGGCCGCGCAGAACGTGCTGAACGCGATCGATCCGGAAACCGGACGGCTGCAAGGCCGGGCCGACCTGCTGGATTACCTGCCCTTCCCGGCGACGGACGCGACCGTGACGGGAGGCGGCCGATGA
- a CDS encoding MCE family protein, translated as MKARRLFLALAVSTLAGCAAPGGFRGVYDLPLPGGADLGAHPYEVTVQFADVLDLVPQAAVKVDDVPVGRVQSIRLGADGWTAETVLAVNGDVHLPANAVARLRQSSLLGEKFVELAAPVASPSGQLGDKAVIPVSRTNRNPEFEEIFGALSLLLNGGGIGQLQTINRELAKAMDGNEEEIRGFLSGVNQLMTNLDAHRRDITAALDGLNHLSASLADRNRQIADALTDLTPGLKTLTDQRPQLVTMLQSLDQLSTVATDVTNKSRDDLAADLRALAPILHRLADAGQNLPKALEILPSFPFTDPVLDAIKGDYLNVYATVAPGAGVPLPPPGQGVPPGLPTLSPPSSGGR; from the coding sequence ATGAAGGCGCGACGGCTTTTCCTGGCCTTGGCAGTCAGCACACTGGCCGGCTGCGCGGCGCCCGGCGGCTTCCGCGGCGTCTACGACCTGCCGCTTCCCGGCGGCGCGGACCTCGGTGCGCACCCGTACGAGGTCACCGTCCAGTTCGCCGACGTCCTGGACCTGGTCCCGCAAGCCGCGGTGAAGGTCGACGACGTCCCGGTCGGCCGCGTCCAATCGATCCGGCTGGGCGCCGACGGCTGGACCGCCGAGACCGTCTTGGCGGTGAACGGCGACGTCCACCTGCCCGCGAACGCCGTCGCCCGCTTGCGGCAATCGTCGCTGCTGGGCGAGAAGTTCGTGGAACTCGCCGCGCCGGTCGCGTCCCCCTCCGGACAGCTGGGCGACAAAGCCGTCATCCCGGTGTCGCGAACCAACCGGAACCCGGAGTTCGAGGAGATCTTCGGCGCGCTGTCGCTGCTGCTCAACGGCGGCGGCATCGGCCAGCTGCAGACGATCAACCGCGAACTGGCCAAGGCCATGGACGGCAACGAGGAGGAGATCCGCGGCTTCCTGTCCGGCGTCAACCAGCTGATGACGAACCTGGACGCCCACCGCCGTGACATCACCGCCGCGCTGGACGGGCTCAACCACCTGTCGGCGTCGCTGGCCGACCGAAACCGGCAGATCGCCGACGCCCTCACCGACCTGACGCCAGGGTTGAAGACCCTCACCGACCAGCGACCACAGCTGGTGACGATGCTGCAATCCCTGGACCAACTGTCCACAGTGGCCACCGACGTCACGAACAAGAGCCGCGACGATCTGGCCGCCGACCTGCGCGCGCTCGCGCCCATCCTGCACCGCCTCGCCGATGCGGGGCAGAACCTGCCCAAGGCGCTGGAAATCCTGCCCTCGTTCCCCTTCACCGACCCGGTGCTGGACGCGATCAAGGGCGACTACCTGAACGTCTACGCCACGGTCGCTCCCGGTGCCGGGGTCCCGCTGCCTCCACCGGGTCAAGGCGTCCCGCCCGGTCTGCCGACGCTCTCGCCTCCGTCGTCCGGGGGCCGCTGA
- a CDS encoding ABC transporter permease: MAFPGAAALHQTGRLYALGLDVVRLTFRRPFQFRELVQQFWFIASVSILPTALVSIPFGAVIALHIGSLTTQIGAQSFTGAASVLAIIQQASPIVTALLIAGAGGSAMCADLGSRTIREEIDAMEVLGVSPIQRLIVPRVLAAMGVAVFLNGMVSVVGVLGGYFFNVIMQGGTPGAYLASFSALAQLPDLWISEIKALLFGFVAAVVASYRGLNPRGGPKGVGDAVNQSVVITFLLLFVLNLILTTVYLQLVPPKGS, from the coding sequence ATGGCGTTTCCCGGCGCCGCGGCACTGCACCAGACCGGACGGCTTTACGCGCTGGGGCTCGACGTCGTCCGGCTGACGTTCCGCCGTCCGTTCCAGTTCCGCGAACTCGTGCAGCAGTTCTGGTTCATCGCGAGCGTGTCGATCCTGCCGACCGCGCTGGTGTCGATCCCGTTCGGCGCGGTGATCGCGCTGCACATCGGGTCGCTGACCACGCAGATCGGCGCGCAGTCGTTCACCGGCGCGGCGAGCGTGCTGGCGATCATCCAGCAGGCCAGCCCGATCGTGACCGCGCTGCTGATCGCGGGCGCGGGCGGCAGCGCGATGTGCGCCGATCTCGGCTCCCGCACCATCCGCGAGGAGATCGACGCGATGGAGGTGCTCGGGGTTTCGCCGATCCAGCGGCTGATCGTGCCGCGGGTGCTGGCCGCGATGGGCGTGGCGGTGTTCCTCAACGGCATGGTCAGCGTGGTCGGCGTGCTCGGCGGTTACTTTTTCAACGTGATCATGCAGGGCGGCACGCCGGGCGCATACCTGGCGAGCTTCTCCGCGCTGGCCCAGCTGCCGGATCTGTGGATCAGCGAGATCAAGGCGCTGCTGTTCGGGTTCGTCGCCGCGGTCGTCGCGTCGTATCGCGGGCTGAACCCGCGCGGCGGGCCGAAGGGCGTCGGCGACGCGGTGAACCAGTCCGTCGTGATCACGTTCCTGCTGCTGTTCGTGCTGAACCTGATCCTCACCACGGTCTACCTCCAGCTCGTGCCGCCGAAGGGAAGCTGA
- a CDS encoding MCE family protein translates to MRNLAAPLVKSLIFILVTVLATVVLALSITGGSVGGSQRYGATFVDATALNVGDDVRISGVKVGQIEGLDVVDQNRAHVSFSLENGRTVPANVTAVIKYRNMVGQRYLALERPRSAAGVLPPGGEIPLDRTTPALDLTDLFNGFKPLFQALSPKDVNDLSGEIVQVLQGEGGTVTELLQHTGSLTSTLASRDQVIGEVIGNLNSVLKTVNGKGDSLATLVSTLRQLVSGLAEDRTAIGDAVSGLAELTQSTSGLLTEIRPGLKDSISGLDALTRNLNKGEADVDKALTTLPKKMNGIGTLGSYGSWMNFYLCKAVLETSPPRGVAATAARCGA, encoded by the coding sequence GTGAGAAACCTGGCCGCTCCCCTGGTCAAAAGCCTGATCTTCATCCTGGTCACCGTCCTCGCGACGGTCGTTCTCGCGTTGTCGATCACCGGCGGCTCGGTCGGCGGAAGCCAGCGCTACGGGGCCACTTTCGTCGACGCCACCGCGTTGAACGTCGGCGATGACGTGCGGATTTCCGGGGTCAAAGTCGGGCAGATCGAAGGCCTCGACGTGGTCGACCAGAACCGCGCGCACGTCAGCTTCTCGCTGGAGAACGGCCGTACGGTGCCCGCCAACGTGACCGCGGTGATCAAGTACCGCAACATGGTCGGCCAGCGCTACCTCGCCCTCGAACGCCCGCGCAGCGCCGCCGGGGTATTGCCGCCGGGCGGCGAAATCCCGCTGGACCGCACGACCCCGGCACTCGACCTGACCGACCTGTTCAACGGCTTCAAACCGCTCTTCCAGGCACTCTCGCCCAAGGACGTCAACGACCTGTCCGGCGAGATTGTCCAGGTGCTGCAAGGAGAAGGCGGCACGGTGACCGAACTGCTGCAGCACACCGGGTCGCTCACCAGCACGCTCGCCAGCCGCGACCAGGTCATCGGCGAGGTCATCGGAAACCTGAACTCGGTGCTGAAAACCGTGAACGGCAAGGGAGATTCGCTCGCGACGCTGGTGTCGACCCTGCGCCAGCTCGTGTCCGGGCTCGCCGAGGACCGCACGGCGATCGGCGACGCGGTGTCCGGTCTGGCGGAGCTGACTCAGTCCACCAGCGGGTTGCTCACCGAGATCCGGCCCGGGCTCAAGGACAGCATCTCCGGTCTCGACGCGCTGACCCGGAACCTGAACAAGGGGGAGGCTGACGTGGACAAGGCACTGACCACGCTGCCGAAGAAGATGAACGGCATCGGCACGCTCGGGTCGTACGGCTCGTGGATGAACTTCTATCTGTGCAAAGCCGTCCTCGAAACGTCGCCGCCGCGCGGCGTGGCGGCGACCGCGGCGAGGTGTGGCGCATGA
- a CDS encoding MCE family protein has product MNRRWRKTGVRTAGVLFLAALSAFVLLTVKIYHKDFTTTIPVTLRADRVGNQLRAGGQVKARGVVVGEIRGVHAIRGGAEISLALDPEQVKWLPVNVSALLVPKTLFGERYVQLSIPDTDRKRPLRAGDVIAQDRSANAIELERVFDNLLPVLKAVQPQKLATTLTAVSTALQGRGAQLGQTLATASDYLRRFNPNLPQLDENVRDLATVTQLYGDIAPDLLDALTASSVTLGTITAKRTDLGSLYQQVTTSSQDLTTFLRQNRNNLIALSADSRRPLEIGAKYSPSFPCTLQALTDLKPSMDKVLGAGTNEPGLHVEITVSKSRGKYVPGKDDPAYPEKTGPRCYPSGVMPTAGTPAPVPSTGDLGIANSPQEQQFLGPLLAPQLGVSTADVPMWSSVLVGPLYRGTEVTAK; this is encoded by the coding sequence ATGAACCGGCGCTGGCGCAAGACCGGAGTCCGCACCGCCGGGGTGCTGTTCCTGGCGGCGCTGTCGGCGTTCGTGCTGCTCACGGTGAAGATCTACCACAAGGACTTCACCACCACGATCCCGGTGACGCTGCGGGCCGATCGCGTCGGCAACCAGTTGCGCGCGGGCGGGCAGGTGAAGGCGCGCGGCGTCGTGGTCGGCGAGATCCGGGGCGTGCACGCGATCCGCGGCGGTGCGGAGATCTCGCTGGCGCTGGACCCGGAGCAGGTGAAATGGCTGCCGGTCAACGTGTCCGCGTTGCTCGTGCCCAAGACGCTGTTCGGCGAGCGGTACGTGCAACTGTCCATTCCGGACACCGACCGGAAGCGGCCGCTGCGGGCCGGAGACGTGATCGCGCAGGACCGGTCGGCGAACGCGATCGAGCTGGAGCGCGTCTTCGACAACCTGCTCCCGGTGTTGAAAGCCGTGCAGCCGCAGAAACTGGCCACCACGCTGACCGCGGTTTCCACGGCGCTGCAAGGCCGCGGCGCACAGCTGGGCCAGACGTTGGCGACCGCGTCGGACTACCTGCGGCGGTTCAACCCGAACCTGCCGCAGCTGGACGAGAACGTGCGCGACCTCGCCACCGTCACCCAGCTGTACGGCGACATCGCACCCGATCTGCTCGACGCGCTCACCGCCTCGTCGGTCACCCTCGGCACGATCACCGCGAAGCGCACTGACCTCGGCTCGCTGTATCAGCAGGTCACCACGTCGTCACAGGACCTCACGACGTTCCTGCGGCAGAATCGGAACAACCTCATCGCGTTGTCCGCGGACAGCCGCCGTCCGCTCGAAATCGGCGCTAAATACTCCCCCAGTTTCCCCTGCACTCTACAGGCACTCACCGACTTAAAACCGTCGATGGACAAGGTCCTCGGTGCGGGAACGAACGAACCTGGGCTGCACGTCGAGATCACCGTGTCCAAGTCGCGCGGGAAGTACGTGCCGGGCAAGGACGATCCGGCGTACCCCGAGAAGACCGGCCCGCGCTGTTACCCGAGCGGCGTGATGCCGACCGCCGGAACTCCGGCGCCCGTGCCGTCGACCGGCGATCTCGGGATCGCGAATTCCCCGCAGGAGCAGCAGTTCCTGGGCCCGCTGCTCGCGCCCCAGCTGGGTGTTTCGACCGCTGACGTGCCGATGTGGAGCAGCGTGCTGGTCGGCCCGCTGTACCGCGGAACGGAGGTGACGGCGAAGTGA
- a CDS encoding LLM class flavin-dependent oxidoreductase, protein MTSLPDVPLSVLDLSPVSEGKGVGEALRNTLDLARNAERLGYHRYWLAEHHNMPGIASSATAVLIGHVADATESIRVGSGGIMLPNHAPLVVAEQFGTLEAFHPGRIDLGIGRAPGTDQRTALALRGPGGLSAENFPEHLMELISYFEPDPARGVNAVTAEGNKPPVWLLGSSGFSAQLAGRLGLPFSFAHHFAAENTLPAVRLYRENFQPSEVLSEPYVMLGVQVIAAETDERAEYLAGPSGLTFLSLRRGRPIALPTPEDAAEYPYTEMDRAFLAERFGSSIVGGPETVRKGLDQLLADTDANELMITTMVHGHEDRVRSYEIVADLKR, encoded by the coding sequence GTGACTTCCCTGCCTGACGTGCCGCTGTCCGTGCTCGACCTGTCCCCCGTTTCCGAAGGGAAGGGGGTCGGCGAAGCGCTGCGCAATACGCTCGATCTCGCCCGCAACGCCGAGCGGCTGGGCTATCACCGGTACTGGCTCGCCGAGCACCACAACATGCCGGGCATCGCCAGCTCGGCCACGGCGGTGCTGATCGGGCACGTCGCGGACGCCACCGAGTCCATCCGCGTCGGCTCCGGCGGCATCATGCTGCCGAACCACGCGCCGCTCGTGGTGGCCGAGCAGTTCGGCACGCTGGAGGCGTTCCACCCGGGCCGGATCGACCTGGGCATCGGCCGCGCGCCGGGCACCGACCAGCGCACCGCGCTCGCGCTGCGCGGGCCGGGCGGGCTGTCCGCGGAGAACTTCCCCGAGCACCTGATGGAGCTGATCAGCTACTTCGAGCCGGACCCGGCGCGCGGCGTCAACGCGGTCACCGCCGAGGGCAACAAGCCGCCGGTGTGGCTGCTCGGGTCTTCCGGCTTCAGCGCGCAGCTGGCCGGCCGGCTGGGGCTGCCGTTCTCCTTCGCCCACCACTTCGCGGCCGAGAACACCCTGCCGGCGGTGCGGCTGTACCGCGAGAACTTCCAGCCCTCCGAGGTGCTGTCCGAGCCGTACGTGATGCTGGGCGTGCAGGTGATCGCCGCCGAGACCGACGAGCGCGCGGAGTACCTGGCCGGGCCGAGCGGGCTGACCTTCCTCAGCCTGCGCCGCGGCCGCCCGATCGCGCTGCCGACGCCCGAGGACGCCGCCGAGTATCCGTACACCGAAATGGACCGCGCGTTCCTCGCCGAGAGGTTCGGGTCGAGCATCGTCGGCGGGCCGGAGACCGTCCGGAAGGGACTGGACCAGCTGCTGGCCGACACCGACGCGAACGAGCTGATGATCACCACGATGGTGCACGGGCACGAGGACCGGGTGCGCTCGTACGAGATCGTGGCGGACCTGAAGCGCTGA
- a CDS encoding MCE family protein has protein sequence MLTRRIRIQVIAFVVVALAATSFVGAKYAGIARLFGAGSYTVHLELSEGGGIFTNGEVTYRGVAVGRIGQLRLTEHGMEADLLLDTSAPQIPANARAIVANRSAVGEQYVDLQPSGDQGPYLEDGSVLPRSSTALPLPVQTFLSDVDALTASVPTEDLRTVVNELDNALQGSGPDLQLLMDTARSFTDSASAHLPQTTKLLDDGSTVLKTQAASSTAWRDFSRDARLFASQLASSDGDLRQLIATAPPAASQVTGLLRDNSPGLPILMANLLTTADVFSARTDGLEQLLVTLPKTVAATSSSITPDTGRLSLALTFFDPPPCRRGYESTKIRSSAELPVLPFNTSAACTLPAGDPSSVRGSQHAPHPGVPEPARPGGLPAVAGGLPTSTDLEEMLWLRRGN, from the coding sequence ATGCTCACCAGGCGGATCCGGATCCAGGTCATCGCGTTCGTGGTAGTCGCGCTGGCCGCGACTTCCTTCGTCGGCGCCAAATACGCCGGAATCGCGCGCCTTTTCGGGGCCGGGAGCTACACCGTGCACCTGGAACTCTCCGAAGGCGGTGGGATCTTCACCAACGGCGAGGTCACCTATCGAGGCGTGGCGGTCGGGCGGATCGGCCAGCTACGCCTCACCGAACACGGCATGGAAGCGGATCTGCTGCTGGACACCTCCGCGCCGCAGATCCCTGCGAACGCCCGCGCGATCGTCGCGAACCGCTCCGCCGTCGGCGAGCAATATGTCGACCTGCAACCGTCCGGCGACCAGGGTCCGTATCTGGAGGACGGAAGCGTCCTCCCGCGCAGCTCTACTGCCCTGCCGTTGCCGGTGCAGACCTTCCTGTCCGATGTCGACGCCCTGACCGCCTCGGTGCCGACCGAGGACCTGCGCACCGTGGTGAACGAACTGGACAACGCCCTGCAAGGCAGCGGCCCCGACCTGCAGTTGCTGATGGACACCGCGAGGTCCTTCACCGACTCCGCGTCCGCCCATCTGCCTCAGACCACAAAACTCCTCGACGACGGCTCGACGGTGCTGAAAACGCAAGCCGCGTCCTCGACGGCGTGGCGCGATTTCAGCCGCGACGCCCGCCTGTTCGCCTCGCAACTGGCTTCCTCGGACGGGGACCTGCGCCAGCTGATCGCCACCGCCCCACCGGCTGCTTCCCAAGTGACCGGCTTGCTGCGCGACAACAGCCCCGGCCTGCCCATCCTGATGGCCAACCTCCTGACGACGGCGGACGTCTTCAGCGCCCGCACCGACGGCCTGGAGCAACTGCTGGTCACCCTGCCGAAAACGGTGGCCGCGACGTCGTCCTCCATCACCCCCGACACCGGACGGCTGTCGCTGGCCCTGACGTTCTTCGACCCGCCGCCGTGCCGGAGAGGTTACGAGAGCACGAAAATCCGGAGCAGCGCGGAACTGCCGGTGCTCCCCTTCAACACCTCCGCGGCCTGCACCCTGCCCGCCGGAGACCCGTCCTCGGTACGCGGCTCCCAACACGCTCCGCACCCCGGGGTCCCGGAGCCCGCCCGCCCCGGCGGCCTTCCGGCGGTGGCCGGTGGGCTTCCGACTTCGACTGATCTGGAGGAGATGCTGTGGCTACGCCGGGGAAACTGA
- a CDS encoding alpha/beta fold hydrolase — MEVFDWHGQQVRWSRQGSGPPLVFCHGTPWSSKLWEPIASTFAQDFTVYLWDMPGYGSSTMVEGQDVSLAAQGETFAALLDHWGLEEPDVVAHDYGGAVSLRAFLLHGAAYRSLALVDVVALAPWGSEFFRLVAENAAVFAQLPPNLHEALVREYIAGAAHRPLSAEAHDMLVAPWLGSTGQAAFYRQIAQADQRYTDEIEPRYREISVPTLVVWGTEDTWIPVDRAHRLAGTIPGAGLELVRSVGHLIQLDAPEALTASLHRWLAR, encoded by the coding sequence ATGGAGGTCTTCGACTGGCACGGACAGCAAGTGCGGTGGTCCCGGCAGGGTTCGGGGCCGCCGCTCGTGTTCTGCCACGGCACGCCGTGGTCGTCGAAGCTGTGGGAGCCGATCGCCTCGACGTTCGCGCAGGACTTCACCGTGTACCTGTGGGACATGCCGGGCTACGGCAGTTCCACGATGGTCGAGGGTCAGGACGTCTCGCTGGCCGCGCAGGGCGAGACGTTCGCCGCGCTGCTGGACCATTGGGGGCTCGAAGAGCCGGACGTGGTGGCGCACGACTACGGCGGCGCGGTCAGCCTGCGCGCGTTTCTGTTGCACGGCGCGGCTTATCGATCGCTGGCGCTGGTGGACGTCGTCGCGTTGGCGCCGTGGGGTTCGGAGTTCTTCCGTCTGGTGGCGGAGAACGCGGCCGTGTTCGCGCAGCTTCCGCCGAATTTGCACGAAGCGCTGGTGCGGGAGTACATCGCCGGTGCCGCGCATCGTCCGCTGTCCGCCGAGGCGCACGACATGCTCGTCGCGCCGTGGCTCGGTTCGACTGGGCAGGCCGCCTTCTACCGGCAGATCGCGCAGGCCGATCAGCGGTACACCGACGAAATCGAGCCGCGTTACCGCGAGATCAGCGTGCCCACGCTGGTGGTGTGGGGCACCGAGGACACCTGGATCCCGGTCGACCGCGCGCATCGGCTCGCCGGGACGATCCCGGGCGCCGGACTGGAATTGGTCCGTTCGGTCGGACACCTGATCCAGCTCGACGCACCCGAGGCGTTGACGGCTTCGCTGCACCGCTGGCTCGCCCGCTGA
- a CDS encoding MCE family protein encodes MKSFRERNPLVLGVVGSVALAAVLTGTLNYHRLPFLGGTTYQAEFTEAAGLQADDEVRIAGIKVGEVSEVDLADDHVLVSFRVKHAWIGDRTSAQIKIKTLLGRKFLALDPAGRAEQNPDQPIPRARTVTPYDVTDAFNGLADTAGAIDTKQLATSFSTISDTFRNSPQHVRTALDGLSALSKTVSSRDNEIAELLANARKLTTTIANSNDDFEKLVKDGDLLLTELDHRRDAIHQLLVGTQQLAKQLSGLVADNTAQLAPALRQLNQVTDLLQRQDANLAQSLKLAGPYFRVLTNTAGNGRWIDSYLCGLLPENRDPCTPPKGDAK; translated from the coding sequence ATGAAGTCGTTCCGGGAGCGCAATCCGCTCGTGCTGGGGGTCGTCGGCAGCGTCGCGCTGGCCGCGGTGCTCACCGGCACGCTGAACTACCATCGCCTGCCGTTCCTCGGCGGCACCACCTACCAGGCCGAATTCACCGAGGCCGCCGGGCTGCAGGCGGACGACGAGGTGCGGATCGCCGGGATCAAGGTCGGCGAAGTGTCCGAAGTGGACCTGGCGGACGACCACGTGCTGGTCAGCTTCCGGGTCAAGCACGCGTGGATCGGCGACCGGACGTCGGCGCAGATCAAGATCAAAACGCTGCTGGGCCGGAAGTTCCTCGCCCTCGACCCGGCCGGCCGGGCCGAGCAGAACCCCGACCAGCCGATCCCGCGCGCCCGCACGGTGACCCCGTACGACGTGACCGACGCGTTCAACGGGCTCGCCGACACCGCGGGCGCGATCGACACGAAGCAGCTCGCGACCAGCTTCTCCACGATCAGCGACACCTTCCGCAACTCGCCGCAGCACGTCCGCACCGCGCTCGACGGGCTCAGCGCGCTGTCGAAAACGGTCTCGTCGCGCGACAACGAGATCGCCGAACTGCTGGCCAACGCGCGCAAACTGACCACCACCATCGCCAACTCCAACGACGACTTCGAGAAGCTCGTCAAGGACGGCGACCTGCTGCTCACCGAACTGGACCACCGCCGCGACGCGATCCACCAGCTGCTCGTCGGAACCCAGCAGCTCGCGAAGCAGCTGTCCGGGCTCGTCGCGGACAACACCGCGCAGCTCGCTCCAGCGTTGCGGCAGCTCAACCAGGTGACCGACCTGTTGCAGCGCCAGGACGCGAATCTCGCGCAGAGCCTCAAACTCGCCGGACCGTACTTCCGCGTGCTGACCAACACCGCGGGCAACGGCCGCTGGATCGACAGCTACCTGTGCGGGCTCCTCCCGGAGAACCGCGATCCGTGCACCCCGCCGAAGGGAGACGCGAAATGA
- a CDS encoding ABC transporter permease translates to MATPTPTRVLEAIDRRLGFLDTLGDQILFFLRALGWVPRAVRRYLREIVRLLAEVSFGSGALAVIGGTIGVMVGMTVATGTVVGLQGYSALNQVGTSAFAGFISAYFNTREIAPLVAGLALSATVGCGFTAQLGAMRISEEIDALEVMGIPSVPYLVTTRVIAGFIAVIPLYAVGLLSSYLASRQVTVWGFGQSAGTYDHYFLLFLPPGDVLWSFGKVLIFSVVVVLAHCYYGFRASGGPAGVGVAVGRAVRTAIVAISVLDFFLSLAIWGATTTVQVAG, encoded by the coding sequence ATGGCCACCCCGACTCCGACGCGCGTGCTCGAAGCCATCGACCGCAGGCTGGGCTTCCTCGACACTCTCGGCGACCAGATCCTGTTCTTCCTGCGCGCGCTCGGCTGGGTGCCGCGCGCGGTGCGCCGGTACCTGCGCGAGATCGTCCGGCTGCTGGCCGAGGTGAGCTTCGGCAGTGGTGCGCTGGCGGTGATCGGCGGGACCATCGGCGTGATGGTCGGGATGACCGTCGCGACCGGGACTGTGGTTGGGCTGCAAGGGTATTCGGCGCTGAACCAGGTGGGCACGTCGGCGTTCGCCGGGTTCATTTCGGCGTACTTCAACACGCGTGAGATCGCGCCGTTGGTAGCCGGCCTGGCGTTGTCCGCGACGGTCGGCTGCGGGTTTACCGCACAACTGGGCGCGATGCGGATCTCGGAGGAGATCGACGCGCTCGAGGTGATGGGCATCCCGAGCGTGCCGTATCTGGTGACCACGCGGGTGATCGCCGGGTTCATCGCGGTGATTCCGCTGTACGCGGTCGGGTTGTTGTCTTCGTATCTCGCGTCGCGGCAGGTCACGGTGTGGGGCTTCGGGCAATCAGCGGGCACGTACGACCATTACTTCCTGTTGTTCCTGCCGCCGGGCGACGTGCTCTGGTCGTTCGGGAAAGTGCTGATCTTCAGCGTCGTCGTAGTGCTCGCGCATTGCTATTACGGCTTCCGCGCGAGCGGCGGTCCGGCGGGCGTCGGCGTCGCGGTGGGCCGCGCGGTGCGGACCGCGATCGTCGCGATCAGCGTGCTGGACTTCTTCCTCAGCCTCGCGATTTGGGGCGCTACAACGACGGTGCAGGTGGCCGGATGA